In Drosophila santomea strain STO CAGO 1482 chromosome 3L, Prin_Dsan_1.1, whole genome shotgun sequence, a single window of DNA contains:
- the LOC120448777 gene encoding uncharacterized protein LOC120448777 — protein MTSVIKMGMLFLIGCLVMQTINALPFDRFSREDDERNNEVSGEWFKKPILRLDRLFGTEESPSGSRKEVSRPSRSDKGETTESSKHAHSMITSMLGFVSSVINFGRTFIRDQ, from the exons ATGACCTCAGTAATCAAGATGGGTATGCTCTTCCTTATCGGATGTCTCGTCATGCAAACAA TCAACGCCCTGCCATTCGATAGATTCAGCCGGGAGGATGATGAACGGAACAACGAGGTCAGCGGTGAGTGGTTCAAGAAACCCATCCTCAGGTTGGATCGTCTCTTTGGCACCGAAGAATCGCCGTCGGGAAGTCGGAAAGAAGTGAGCAGACCCAGCAGAAGCGATAAGGGCGAAACCACAGAGAGCTCCAAGCACGCCCATTCCATGATCACCTCGATGCTCGGATTCGTGAGCAGTGTCATCAACTTTGGCAGGACCTTCATAAGGGATCAATAG
- the LOC120449337 gene encoding uncharacterized protein LOC120449337 yields the protein MVLLRVIKYLVGCVVRVCNELSQNMSSLNKMFKYHLLEVS from the exons ATGGTGCTGCTGCGAGTGATCAAGTATCTAGTGG GCTGCGTGGTCCGGGTCTGCAACGAGTTGTCCCAGAACATGAGTTCATTGAACAAGATGTTCAAATACCATTTGCTGGAGGTTAGTTAG